In Apis cerana isolate GH-2021 linkage group LG3, AcerK_1.0, whole genome shotgun sequence, the sequence TTTATTACAGGTGGTATAAAAGAACTATTTCCATTTTGCTGCACTTGATgtaattttctacttttatcAACATTGTGTGCGAAAAAGTTTACTTCTCGCTTTGCCTGTGCAATTTCAGTTTGTAACCTTTGTTTACGTACTGCTTGTTCATATGCTAAACGTTCACTCAAATGAATCCacttaaatctaataaaaatgatatagttattataaatgcattttttatgcaaattttttatataacaaactgtaattacaatttaaaaataaattatttacttatatataccttggaagatattttatattccaaataaCATCATAAAATTTGCTTCTTTTTCTAGTCGAGATTTGTGTATTATTCAATGTAGatgcaatatattttgctacttttttactttcaaattcAACCCATCCTtcagtaaaaaattttgtatgaattttttttcgtttttttgttttaccaTCTTGTTCCAATCctgcataaaaaaaatacttataattttatcaatataatcaatatattacgaaaatcacgattattatcaaatgaatgaatgtgggtattcttttaaaaaaaatatgttttaaaaaaatatgaaatagaggttatgtttatataaaataaaattttttatacatatattagtCTTTCACATATAATCAATTAACCATTTTCTGCTAATTGAAAATAGATTCTTCCAACTTCtccatatattgtaaataattcacgaatttttgcaatattcatatatttaggTATGCtagataaatatacaattcctcgttttcgtttttttgttttcgattcatcaaatttcataattcttgTACATTtagtattttccatttttgatattttatattaattatattatttatcactatatattaatttctatcttcttcgttcttatttgtaataaagttatttaattttaatcgaacaaCTCTTCGTATACTCCCTCTTACGGAAAAACTTTAACTATATGACacgaaatgttaaaatatatatacaatattattagttattattattatattttattttactttttttcttttatttttaaattttatttttccattttaccatatttataaatattatataattttcaatccactttatataatatataaaataatatataaaaatttattttgtattatatgtaggaataaatgtagaaataaataagaaatattatttcgaaatattatctgttatttattttcacatatacattaattatattaaaatcaattatataaaaatttattaagatttatcgaaaaaagtagaaaaaaatttatagaaatatacaatatgatttataacttCATAACTtcaaacttatttataatattatttaa encodes:
- the LOC108004080 gene encoding activator of basal transcription 1 — its product is MENTKCTRIMKFDESKTKKRKRGIVYLSSIPKYMNIAKIRELFTIYGEVGRIYFQLAENGLEQDGKTKKRKKIHTKFFTEGWVEFESKKVAKYIASTLNNTQISTRKRSKFYDVIWNIKYLPRFKWIHLSERLAYEQAVRKQRLQTEIAQAKREVNFFAHNVDKSRKLHQVQQNGNSSFIPPVIKQRDTDAEIKSRKEIELITDRTGFLKSLFG